DNA sequence from the Sphaeramia orbicularis chromosome 13, fSphaOr1.1, whole genome shotgun sequence genome:
gaggcagggattgaaaaacagtgtatgaccaattagtttattgaaagtcatgagaatttatttaccacaagaaaatttacataatagaacatgtttttattctatgtgtcctccttctttctcaataactgccttcacacgcttcctgaaacttgcacaagtgttcctcaaatattcgggtgacaacttctcccattcttctttaatagtatctttaagaaagtcgacattgctgtgtgatgttctattggtagcatgttctaaaacgccccaaatagcagaatccagagggtttagatctgggctagaaggcggtcataaacatgattcccaaaaattgctaaagttggatttgttgctgttgtcaacaagtgttttggtgttcttgtgtaagattttaacttcaaatcatattttactgcatttctaacgctcttgttgtctacctcaagttcaattgccatttttctcatggatttggttggatcctttcggattttggatttgagagctttaataaaagctttggtacgttttttgttgcttcctccacttccagactttctggtaatagttttgctcatagtcattctcttctttccattataaacagtctttatggacactccaactatttttgaaatctcctttggtgtgacgagtgcattcagcaaatcacacactctttgacgtttgctttcctgattactcatatgggcaaaagtttctgaaaaggtatggataatagtgttaggtatgattatgacatcaatatatgtttggtttcaaaataattgacgtagtaccagctgagaaaaaacaactaaatgttcattgtaaattttgcttccccaccctgtacaaatgaCTTTAATATAACATAATCAGATGAGCATTTACATTTTGAACCTTTACGTTTAAGGATTCCTCGCATAATAGTGTTATTTTACTACCTTGATCCAAACCATCCATCCACTTTTACAAACACTGGATACATCTGTAATGCACTAACACTGTAGTTTTATGtttaaattagtgctgtcaaatgattaaaatttttaatcagattaatcacagggttgcgattaatttcaattaatcacatttaaatatcattcttttttaatctatattaatcgcatttcattttgcatgagaaaaaaaacctaaatgttcattgtcaattttgcttccccaccctgtatatgaatggtttttatggatgttttgtgttattgtaaaaaatatacagaggaaaatgtgtgttaacaaagcaaaggaagtggatttagtttgattattagtttgtaaaaagggggtgagagtcaataagttatacttcttcctactccttttcgagcgcaaaaaaatcgtatttatttgttttgaccacattgtatgattctttgttatctgatgattctatgtgctcgaaataaaactaatactactacatttttagtgtttttagtctGAATTCTAATGTTTTAGTTACTTAAAATCTATGTACATTTCTTTATGAGGTaggtttttaccccgcccccccaaaagggaggcaaggggtattgttttttgtttgtttgttaacattttgggaaaagtaggtctaagtttacattttttatgaatctttcaaatattttttttttctcccattcatttataatgggtgaaatttcaaatgtctattaaaaacatcaattttgtttcaatttacttcaaacttggcacatatacagaggcaactgATACGCTGACTTCAGCAAATGCACAAACATGATGACAGCAGCTGGACCGATGTTAAAATAAGCTacgatatgtgcgaggggcggggtttgttgtacttggaaccacttgttttgttgttttttttgttactcttgttgagccgcattatgtaataaattcccattatgtaataaaagttcaaaatgtaataagaatatcacgtcatcttgtaataaagcaagaaaactacatcaatgcattatgtagtaaattttttcgtaTCATGtactaagttattacaatttgagaaatttattacaaaatgcactgacacgtttttattttcaggaaaatgtaatgtgctaaattaatctttaaactgtgtggttaaagttctgattccattacctgtagctcctgtgactaatttcttctaaattgctctgaaattatattaatttggattgttattacataatgagccatgttattactttttttttttttttttttataaaaatgtgtcaagtgcattttgtaataaatttctcaaaatttaataacttactacgtaatgtaaaaaaaaatgtactatataatgaaTTGaggcagtttattacaaaatgcgtcagtttattacataatgcggctttattacaaggtgctgtgacattcttattacattttgaacttttattacataatgggaatttattacataatgcggttcaACATACTCTTCCtaaaatataatattatatatttaaaaaagtaCCTTACTGCTCTTATGTCATCATGTtcattatattttctgtgcacatTGTTTCTGTTTTAGACTTTAATCATGTATAATTTTACATCTGGAAGCaaaattattcatatattcaggttttttttcccacttcacTGCAGTTTCCATCTGTCctaaacacatttatttctgAAAATAATGAGTGTATAATTGATTTTCATGCAGAATTGCAGGTTGAGATGAAGCTGTAACTCATTTATGTGGAATTTCAAGTGAATTTGAGTGACGGAAATACAAGAATTAAAAATGTAACTTAACCcgttcatgtatgaattatgagaaccttgatcaagatttttttttccctgagtgatttttattcctcttagggcatgaccccccccaaaaaacaaacaaacaaacaaaaaaaatagagtttttattttttttattaaccaatttttcatgcagttacaaaaatgtccactcacctggacaccatgtgtttaattttagaaacaaaaaaacatgtatttactgatatactgtgtgaaaactatgaaataaaaacacacttaattctgctaatctgatgttttctcacattttaacacactctaatactagttatgactcacttcatggagatgatatgcaaaaaaccccaactttttgtttaaagaagcaacaaaaaaaaaaaaaaaaacctgttaattacagtttaaccctttcatgcatactggtcactcctgtggacagctattctacatctgttctcttgtatattcatgggttttgttgttttagttccatatcagccgacacagtgggatgttcatgcaccatcccataataatacactgacattcacaccatcactgtaactttgccgttcttgataaacctgatctgcagtaatatgtttgagtgtaaatcaattgctaataaaaattgggactATAATAAAATgctagaaaacatcagattagctgcattaaaaatgttttgattttatatttttcacacagtatatcattttctgatattacatTCTCTGtgtcaaaaaattaaacacatggtgtccagcggattggacatttttggaactccacgaaaaattatgaaagtagatttgtttctttattgctttaagcaaaataaatcactgctTCAAGTCAACCTGCACTTTTGCAAAAAGAAATgtgtttttccatttatttatgtcTTAATCTTGGATATCAAACGTGTTTCAGACAAATACTGTAGACACTAACATATACtggtaaaaacagaaaatatgtgcaATGAGTTCCACTTTTCTTGTCTAGTTTATCCATTTCTAACATTTCAATTACTCAAATTCACTTGAAATACAGGTGTCACCTCTttttataacaaaataaatttgTTTGGGACATATTTAAAACACCAAATAAATCACAGTTTCATGTCTGCCGATATTTTTGCTAGTTTTTCAATTATTCACCTCTTAAATTTGagcaaaaatagaaaatatgcaCAATGAGTTCCACTTTTCTTGTCTAGTTTAACAATTTCTAACTTTTCTGCCGCTCAGATTCACAAGAAATTCCATCTAAATAAATCAGAACTTCATGTTAACCTGCATTTTTGTATGAAGAGActcttttttcagttattcacctCTTATTGgtaaataataaatgtatttaagACAGATATAAACATACATTCATAAAAACAGATAATATCTTATCTAGTTTAACAATTTCTAACTTTTCTGCCACTCAAATTCACTAGAAATTCCATCAAAATGAATCACAGCTTCATGTTAATCtgcattttgtatgatttttttttttttttttttttccattattcacCTCTTATTGgtaaataataaatgtatttcagacagatataaacatatatttatgAAAACAGACAATATCTTGTCTAGTTGAACAATTTCTAACTTTTCCTTCACTTGAAATCCATGTGTCACCTCTGtatttaatataataaatatgctCAGGACGTATTTAAAACACCAGAAGAAATCACTGCATCATATCTGCCTGCACTTTTGCATgaggagacactttttttttttttttttttttacagatattcACCTACTAATTTTAAGATTTATATGTATTTGAGAACAAATAGACACTAACATATATACtggtaaaaacagaaaacatgtgcTATGAGTTCCACTCTTCTTGTCTATTTTATCAATTTCTAACATTTCAATTACTCAAATTCACTTGAAATACAGGTGTCACCTCTTttttataacaaaataaatatgttTCGGACTTATTTAAAACACCAAATGAATCACAGTTTCATGTCTGCCTACATTTTTGCTAGTTTTTCAATTATTTGCCTCTTAAATttgaacaaaaatagaaaatatgcaCAATGAGTTCTGCGTTTCTTGTCTAGTTTAACAATTTCTAACTTTTCTGCCGCTCAGATTCACAAGAAATTCCATCAAAATGAATCTCAACTTCATGTTAACCTGTATTTTTGTATGAAGAGACTTTTTTCCGTTAGTCACCTCTTATTGgtaaataattaatgtatttGAGACAGATATAAACATACATTCATAAAAACAGATAATATCTTATCTAGTTTAAGAATTTCTAACTTTTCTGCCACTCAAATTCACCAGAAATTCCATCAAAATGAATCACAGCTTCATGTTAATCtgcattttgtatgatttttttttttttttttcagttattcacctCTTATTGGTAAATAATAAATGTATTCGAGGCAGATATAAACATACTTTCATAAAAACGGATAATATCTTGTCTAGTTGAACAATTTCTAACTTTTCCTTCACTTGAAATCCATGTGTCACCTCTGtatttaatataataaatatgctCAGGACGTATTTAAAACACCAGAAGAAATCACTGCATCATATCTGCCTGCACTTTTGCATgaggagacacttttttttttttttttttttttacagatattcACCTACTAATTTTAAGATTTATATGTATTTGAGAACAAATAGACACTAACATATATACtggtaaaaacagaaaacatgtgcTATGAGTTCCACTCTTCTTGTCTATTTTATCAATTTCTAACATTTCAATTACTCAAATTCACTTGAAATACAGGTGTCACCTCTTttttataacaaaataaatatgttTCGGACTTATTTAAAACACCAAATGAATCACAGTTTCATGTCTGCCTACATTTTGCTAGTTTTTCAATTATTTGCCTCTTAAATttgaacaaaaatagaaaatatgcaCAATGAGTTCTGCGTTTCTTGTCTAGTTTAACAATTTCTAACTTTTCTGCCGCTCAGATTCACAAGAAATTCCATCAAAATGAATCTCAACTTCATGTTAACCTGTATTTTTGTATGAAGAGACTTTTTTTCCGTTAGTCACCTCTTATTGgtaaataattaatgtatttGAGACAGATATAAACATACATTCATAAAAACAGATAATATCTTATCTAGTTTAAGAATTTCTAACTTTTCTGCCACTCAAATTCACCAGAAATTCCATCAAAATGAATCACAGCTTCATGTTAATCtgcattttgtatgattttttttttttttttcagttattcacctCTTATTGGTAAATAATAAATGTATTCGAGGCAGATATAAACATACTTTCATAAAAACGGATAATATCTTGTCTAGTTGAACAATTTCTAACTTTTCCTTCACTTGAAATCCATGTGTCACCTCTGtatttaatataataaatatgctCAGGACGTATTTAAAACACCAGAAGAAATCACTGCATCGTATCTGCCTGCACTTTTGCAtgaggagacacttgttttcagaTATTCACCTATTAATTTTAAGATTTAAATGTATTTGAGACAAATAGACACTAACATATACtggtaaaaacagaaaatatgtgcaATGAGCTCCACTTTTCTTTTCTAGTTTAACAATTTCTAACTTTTCTGCCGCTCAGATTCACAAGAAATTCCATCAAAATGAATCTCAACTTCATGTTAACCTGTATTTTTGTATGAAGAGACTCTTTTTTTCCGTTATTCACCTCTTATTGgtaaataataaatgtatttgAGACAGATATAAACATACATTCATAAAAACAGATAATATCTTATCTAGTTTAAGAATTTCTAACTTTTCTGCCACTCAAATTCACTAGAAATTCCATCAAAATGAATCACAGCTTCATGTTAATCTGCATTTTGTAtgactatatatacatatatatatatatatatatatatatatatatatatatatatatttttttttttttttttttttttagttattcacCTGTTATTGgtaaataataaatgtatttcAGACAGatatacattcataaaaatagATAATATCTTGTCTAGTTGAACAGTTTCTAACTTTTCCTTCACTTGAAATCCATGTGTCACTTCTGtatttaatataataaatatgctCAGGACATATTTAAAACACCAGAAGAAATCACTGCATCGTATCTGCCTGCACTTTTGCATGAGGAGACACTTTTTTACAGATATTCACCTATTAATTTTAAGTTAtacatagtaagtaagtaaattttatttatagagcacttttcatagaCAGAGTCATAAAGtactttatcaaatcaaatcaaaatcaaatcaaatttacagaaaatgtATTTGAGATGAATAGACACTAACACGTACtggtaaaaacagaaaatatgcagGTTGAGTTCTACTTTTGTGGTCTAGTTTAACATTTTctatcatttcaaatactgaaatTCACATCTCACCTCtattttaaccaaataaataTCTTTTGCATGCATTTAAAACGACAAAAATAAATCACTGCATCATATCTCCTGCACTTTTGCATGAAGAGacacttttttcagttattcacctATTAATTTTAAGTTTTACATGTATTTGAGACAAATAGACACAAACATATACtggtaaaaacagaaaatatacacagtgAGTTCCACTTTTCTTGTGTAGTTtaacattttcttacatttccaTGACTCAAATTCACATCTCACCTCtttttttaaccaaataaatATCTTTAGCATGCattaaaaacaccaaaataaatcACTGCATCATATCTACCATgaagagacacttttttttttacagatattatCCTTTAATTTTAAGTTTTACATATATCTGACACAAATAGACACTAACATATACtggtaaaaacagaaaatatgcacAGTAACTTCAATTTTTCTTGTCTAGTTTAACAATTTCCAACATTTCCATCGCTCAAATTCACTTGAAATTCCACTTAAATGGTGGTAAGTGCTGGCAGCGTCACAGTCTGGCGGCCGCACACATCCTCCATTGTATTCACTGCTGGCCCAGAAACTTCCTGTAAATGCGTTATTGTTTACAACAGAAGTTTCATACCCGGCATTTCTTAAGTTCAACATTTCTTCTGGCACACTGAGCCTGAACTGCACTTTATTCCCCTTTAATTTAACAGCTCCGGCAGCTTTTCTAGTTAAATCGACTGTTCATTATTGAGACCCATTTTACGAAGGGGCTGTGAGGTGCAATTTAATGAATCTCTGGCACAAAGCTCCCTTTCACTGCCGGCCGAAGAATAGAGGCTATTTAGACCCTGTAGGGTTTTATGTCAAAGGCAGCCCATAATAGTTGTCAGGCCAGGGCAGAAATTCCCACTGGCCTGGGAATGCACTAGAAATCAACTTTTGCCATGAGCAGATTAAGACACAAGCAAGCAGTTGGGAAGATTCTCCTAAATGGTGGCATCTGTTTGGGCACAAAGATTTTCCCACAGAATGAagcttttctcattttttttttttttttttccaccgtaTGGGCTCGATTTGGCGTCTGGGTTTGTTTCACCGCTCAAATGAACTGTAATTAGATAACAAGTTCACTTCTATTTAGGCTGATTTGGCTTTTTGTGCAGCTGACCTGTGGTTCATACCTTTTTACACACTTTCAAAACTCATCTTGAAGCTCAGTTTTTGCAATTTCCCTCATGTTGTAAATCTGTATATAGTCTGTAAACTgccaaaatccaaatcttaccaagtgtatttttctacttTCTAgtcaattaagcaaaaatgaaaaagatTTGTGTAAAATAATTAGATGTTTAGAATAATCACACTATAACTGAGCTACTGTGATCAAGTAATTTCCATTGTGGATCAATAAAATTAGTCTTAAAAAAACTATGCACAGCAAAAATtgaaatcttactaagtgtatttttctcatttctactcaaaatattacatcacacttaaaataagacataatcacctaaagagtaacttttcagtgagatataagaactcatttttagacaatagatctggaaaatcttatttcaagaaatcttaccaagataatttttaatttttttgttgtgatctggcgctatataaataaaatttgattgattgagtgatttgattggttttcccctgtaagtcgctttggaaaaaagcgtccgcataaagaaaaaacaaaaaaaagaagaggataattttcacttattccattggcagattttttttttgcttgaattaaggggaaaaaaatgttgaattgagtaaaaaaaaaataaaaaaattgtgaattaagcaaaaaaaaattgaattaagcaaagaacaaaatcttgtattgaggaaaaaaaaattcttgaattaagcaaaaaaaaaaaaaacccgtcttgaattaaacaaaaataaataaataaataaataaataaatctggaattcagcaaaaaaaaaaataaaaatcttgaattaagccaaaacgaatcttgaattaagcaaaaaaaaaaaagttgaattaaacaaaaaaaaatcttgaattaagcaaaaaattttgaattaagcaaagaacaaaatcttgaattaaggaaaaaaaattcttgaattaagcaaaaaaaaaaaaaaaaacacatcttgaattaaacaaacaaacaaaaaaaaaatctggaattcagcaaaaaaaaaaagtcttgaattaagccaaaacgaatcttgaattaagcaaaaaaaaaacttgaattaaacaaaaaatcctgaattaagcaaaaaaaaccaacaaacaaacaaaaacaaaacaaaaacaccttgaattaagcaaaaaaaaaaaaaaaaaaacaatcttgaagtaagcaaaacaaatctgccaatggcacaagtggaaattatcttggtaagatttcttgaaatcagattttccagatctattgtctcaaaatgagttcttatttctcactgaaaagttactctttaggtgattatgtcttattttaaatgtgatgagatattttgagtagaaatgagtgaaatgagaaaaatacacttggtaagatttagatattTGCAGTGTAATAGTTTTTTATGACTAGAAtttgacaaactttattgatccacaatggaaattacttggtcacaatagctcagttgcacacacacatatctatctatctatctatctatctatctatctatctatctatctatctatctatctatctatctatctatctatctatctatctatctatctatctatctatctatctatctatctatctatctatctatctatctatctatctatctatctatcaaggaaaataaatgtgaagagataaaagcaataaataaaatacactaaaaaatacaacatttgcatctgtacaaatctacaggaaatggaagtaaatatacatGCAAATGTACGTTATATACATGCAGGTGAGAAAGtgaattactgttattatttcttttattttgtattgttggctcttgtttttttgcactatccttatgcatgtacacttttttcttgcactttattctgttgtagCCTCGACTGTTAAATTTCCCCGctatgggatcaataaagtctaatgtaatctaagtATTTTACACAAATCTTCTTCATTTTACCTTAACTGTTGACTGTATTTTAGCATTTTGCATCTTCATTTATGAAAAGTTTTCGTTTATTTTCTTTAAGTTAGTGCAGTCGTTGCTGTGTCTTTTACTTATTTAATGATACAAATaagatcattttaaccctttaaaaataCACTTTGCGAGCTCTGGTTTGCAGAGATGTTTCTAAATGCTCTCTCTAAGTGGGTTTTCCACATTTGTCTGCACAGTGTTACAGTAATCTGCTCCTGTTTCATGAAAGAGCTTTTCCCTGAGTGCATACACAAACAGTTAAACTAGAGGGGGGAGTTTTGACAGAGGTTATTGTCTTCAACTCAGCAGGGAATTTCAGACAAATCCCTCTTAGATGCAGGTGGTCGGGCACAAGCAAAGAGTTAAGTCCTGCGCTCCCTTTGCTCCTCCTCTTTGATGTTCTGACATCATTAGTCCGGCCCCCTGAAAGatctcctctccttcctcagaGCCCGTCACTTTCTACTTCTGAAATGTTTACAGCAGGAACCTCGTGAGCGGCGTCAAGACAGAGAGTGTTTGTCAGGAGAAGGGAAAAGACATGCTttgaagaaactttttttttttttttttttgaggggggggtttCAGGGGATCACAGCGGATGCCATAGGTGTAGCCTCTGGGCTCAACAGAGTAATGGCTGTTCAGACTGCAATCATGAACCCTCAGTTCATGAATTTCTGCTTCCCTGGTTCTGTGATGGAGTACGACATAGAGAAAAGTCTGGATGGAAGTCTTCTGGGTGAGGCAGAAAATGATGAGGACTACAAAGAGACCACCAGGGACCTGCTGAGCTTCATAGACTCGGCCTCTAGCAATATCAAACTGGCTCTGGACAAGCCGGTGAAGTCAAAGAGGAAAGTCAACCACCGGAAGTATCTGCAGAAACAAATCAAAAGGTGCACCGGCATCATCACGCCAGGGAATGTAGCGGAAGCCCCGGTGAAAAGACAAAACTCCCCCCTGGCTCAACCCGGACCTTTACAGAGCAAAACCCTGGCGAAGCGCGACGGGGTCCACGCCAACTTACAGAGCAAAAGCTTGGCAGCCCTCTTCAGCCCGGTGCAGGATGTAAGGGGCGAAAAAGCCAAAAAACCGCCCCTGAGGCACCGAAATCTGCCTCCGTCTTTCTTCACCGAGCCTGCCAACTGCTCCAAAGTCAGCTCCACATCGGGAATGACCCTCAAGGACTTGGAACGAGGTAACCCCGAGGCCGTAGACTTCTTTGAGCTCTTGGGCCCCGATTACAGCAACATGGTGACGGAGCAGGACCTGTACCAGAGCATGCCGGTCCGAGTGCAACCCGCCGACATGGGAGGCCTAGACCCGGTTTCCTACGACGCTCACCATCTAGTCGGGGGGGTTCTGTACTCGGAACCCTGGAGTAACTGCTCTGGAGCCGCTATGAAGAAACACGGGGACGGTCTCCGATCGGGGCCCCCCCAACCCCCGGTCTTCTGTCACTCTGAGGCTACATCCGGGCCTGTGGAGGACAACACACTGTGCACTTTGGCCTTCCCGAACTTCTTCACAGACTGTTCCATACCTCAGGTCACTTACGATTTAAGTGGTGGATTTAACAGAGCTAATTATTCATCTCTATGAGACACTGACTCTTCTGGTGTTTAGAACTTTAACTGTAGTCTAAGAGAGTTTGACGTTGCTGTTTGTATCGTCGGCGTGTTTGCCGAAGTCGACTATCGCCTCTTCTCGACAGCGTACGGAAGAAAAGAAGGTTTTATATCGTAAAATGTGCAGCGATAACCCATGGACTTTCCTACATCCCactgtgtttgatttttttcatgtcaGAGG
Encoded proteins:
- the fam181b gene encoding protein FAM181B, with the translated sequence MAVQTAIMNPQFMNFCFPGSVMEYDIEKSLDGSLLGEAENDEDYKETTRDLLSFIDSASSNIKLALDKPVKSKRKVNHRKYLQKQIKRCTGIITPGNVAEAPVKRQNSPLAQPGPLQSKTLAKRDGVHANLQSKSLAALFSPVQDVRGEKAKKPPLRHRNLPPSFFTEPANCSKVSSTSGMTLKDLERGNPEAVDFFELLGPDYSNMVTEQDLYQSMPVRVQPADMGGLDPVSYDAHHLVGGVLYSEPWSNCSGAAMKKHGDGLRSGPPQPPVFCHSEATSGPVEDNTLCTLAFPNFFTDCSIPQVTYDLSGGFNRANYSSL